From one Solanum stenotomum isolate F172 chromosome 12, ASM1918654v1, whole genome shotgun sequence genomic stretch:
- the LOC125846294 gene encoding derlin-2.2: MAQAVEEWYKQMPIITRSYLTAAIITTIGCSLEIISPYKLYLNPKLVVKQYQVWRLVTNFLYFRKMDLDFLFHMFFLARYCKLLEENSFRGRTADFFYMLLFGATVLTGIVLVGGMIPYVSESFAKIIFLSNSLTFMMVYVWSKQNPFIHMSFLGLFTFTAAYLPWVLLGFSVLVGASAWGDLLGMIAGHAYYFLEGVYPRMTGRRPLKTPAVIKALFADEPVVVARPANVRFAAPPVDEVPPNQ; the protein is encoded by the exons ATGGCACAAGCTGTGGAAGAATGGTACAAACAGATGCCGATAATCACCCGTTCCTATCTCACTGCTGCAATCATCACCACAATCGGTTGTTCTCTGGAG ATTATATCTCCTTATAAGTTGTACCTGAACCCCAAGTTAGTGGTGAAGCAATACCAGGTGTGGCGCCTGGTTACAAATTTTCTCTACTTTCGGAAGATGG ACTTGGACTTTCTGTTTCACATGTTTTTCCTAGCTCGGTACTGCAAGCTTCTAGAAGAGAACTCCTTCAGGGGAAGGACGGCAGATTTCTTCTACATGCTCTTGTTTGGTGCAACTGTTTTAACAGGAATTGTTCTTGTCGGGGGGATGATACCGTATGTCTCAGAGTCATTTGCAAAGATCATATTCCTGAGCAATTCATTGACTTTTATGATG GTTTATGTATGGAGCAAGCAAAATCCGTTTATCCACATGAGCTTTTTGGGTCTGTTTACTTTCACCGCAGCTTACCTCCCATGG GTTCTTTTGGGGTTCTCTGTGCTTGTTGGCGCCAGTGCTTGGGGGGATCTACTG GGAATGATTGCAGGCCATGCTTATTATTTCCTAGAAGGCGTCTATCCGCGAATGACTGGTCGTAGACCCCTGAAAACACCAGCAGTTATCAAAGCATTGTTTGCTGACGAGCCAGTAGTGGTGGCTCGACCTGCTAATGTTCGCTTCGCTGCTCCTCCTGTTGATgaagttccaccaaatcaatga
- the LOC125846293 gene encoding tobamovirus multiplication protein 1 yields MTRLPLGSSPIDIAGPATNWWDHVNESIQWQDGIFYSLCASYALVSAVALIQLIRIDLRVPEYGWTTQKVFHLMNFVVNGVRAIVFGFHKQVFLFHYKVLTLAILELPGLLFFSTFTLLVLFWAEIYHQARSLPTDKLRISYIAINGAIYFIQACIWVYLWVNDNSTVEFIGKIFIAVVSVIAALGFLLYGGRLFLMLRRFPIESKGRRKKLHEVGSVTAICFTCFLIRCFVVVLSAFDSDASLDVLDHPVLNLIYYLLVEILPSALVLYILRKLPPKRVSAQYHPIS; encoded by the exons ATGACTAGGTTGCCACTTGGGTCGTCGCCGATTGACATCGCCGGTCCGGCGACTAACTGGTGGGATCACGTCAACGAATCCATTCAGTGGCAAGATGGGATTTTCTACTCCCTTTGTGCTTCTTATGCTCTTGTTTCAGCCGTTGCCCTA ATTCAATTAATAAGGATCGATTTGAGGGTACCCGAGTATGGTTGGACAACACAAAAGGTGTTCCATCTGATGAACTTTGTTGTAAATGGAG TTCGTGCAATTGTCTTTGGATTTCACAAACAGGTTTTTCTGTTCCATTATAAG GTGCTGACTCTGGCAATATTGGAACTACCAGGgctccttttcttttcaacaTTCACACTCCTTGTTCTATTTTGGGCTGAGATATATCACCAG GCTAGGAGTTTACCAACAGATAAGCTCAGGATTTCTTATATTGCAATAAATGGTGCAATATACTTCATTCAG GCCTGTATCTGGGTTTACCTCTGGGTCAATGACAATAGCACAGTGGAATTCATCGGGAAGATATTTATAGCAG TTGTATCAGTTATTGCAGCCTTGGGCTTTCTGCTATATGGTGGAAG GTTATTTCTCATGCTGCGGCGCTTTCCTATTGAATCTAAAGGGAGGAGAAAGAAGCTTCATGAG GTTGGATCTGTGACTGCCATATGTTTCACCTGTTTCCTCATTAGATGCTTTGTG GTTGTGTTATCTGCTTTTGATTCTGACGCATCTCTTGACGTCTTGGACCATCCTGTTTTGAATCTGATATACTACCTG CTAGTAGAAATTCTTCCTTCAGCTCTTGTGCTCTACATCCTGCGAAAATTGCCTCCAAAAAGAGTGTCTGCACAATACCACCCAATCAGTTAG
- the LOC125846299 gene encoding 15.4 kDa class V heat shock protein: protein MEFSTFHPSTWNSFFTSPLLFPYQFIPENYVHWRETPESHIYSADLPGVKKEEIKVEVEDSSYLIIRTEAANETTEPIRSFMRKFRLPGMVDMEGISASYRDGVLTVTVPRTLVRRGFFIEPDDLPESIVNLGASAA, encoded by the exons ATGGAATTCTCAACTTTCCATCCCTCAACATGGAATTCTTTTTTCACCTCTCCTCTCCTTTTTCCCTATCAGTTCATTCCTGAGAATTATGTTCACTGGAGAGAGACCCCTGAATCTCACATATACTCTGCTGATCTTCCAG gtGTGAAGAAAGAGGAAATAAAGGTGGaagttgaggattcaagctatCTGATAATAAGAACTGAAGCAGCCAATGAAACAACAGAGCCAATAAGGAGCTTTATGAGGAAATTTAGGCTACCTGGAATGGTGGATATGGAAGGAATTTCTGCTAGTTATAGAGATGGTGTTTTGACAGTCACAGTTCCAAGAACACTTGTGAGAAGGGGATTTTTCATTGAACCAGATGACTTGCCAGAAAGCATAGTGAATCTTGGTGCTAGTGCTGCTTGA
- the LOC125846280 gene encoding uncharacterized protein LOC125846280 produces MEPKKPSQTSCSSPFQNLPLSSSSSASLLKDISNFKTPKHSRKANFISSSPSPYRQPEFFTALKTTPVSSVRRRGSIKPSAVKSSAARRLKAFELEQSKSARKALNDKERSLKSLAKSLTVWLNFLFENPSSCGCDVTKFTGGFERSNRTCIAENGKRESGPGYTVGVDVLWRGPKRQRHLLSNSEDEETTVISDSMFSGLKDSLMEICSFDDLKERMSAYLSLGSCKEVFATMTQLTKTIDEGRLKMRAHCPMVTDVGMKEKALRILMCYNPTWLRIGLHILLGGDTLLPNGDVNSEQEIAFLKMVLERQFFSHVGLAKTYAYNKLVEGLYRPGYYEKLGNIVLKRFLLLVLILDRVKTQSSLPLKYGIDGLDGGSPLLFSLQSDVKSSRQLINKFLPSDVMHGEGNLLAHLVIVGYKVTYQQNPLLEYQFGVADLFEDLQDGIQLCRVIQLLRHDPSILSKMVVPSDTRKKSLANCGTVLQYLQEAGVPFCDQDGTIIMAADIVDGDKELTISLLWNMFVHLQLPLLINKSLLSEEIFKIRGVVKQDSNGCTHLDMLLSWIQAICGSYDLEVENFSSLVDGKAMWCLLDYYFRKDHRCSCSYQALCETKEEVSIVSAVDYTDAVHNFILSQKLPLLLGKFPEVIQVSDILETNGACNGQSVIILLVFLSYQLLVKRNKDQLNFHKLLGFNCQSPERRRLSTDQWFMHPQAAVDKEQTHWKDGEDAARNFKAVMAWWQEMAQQNNKCFSKETSSGPKRSFILRGRNDTHKGNAAKVIQSLFRQSVQQRKYLRIKNAVYILQAAIQAWLWVKKEPSIQFFGSPAYLASLCGTRSRSANFEKHAAFVIDRHAFLKLKRSVIIIQRASRDWISRKHVTRNSLPQDLSTPRFIDAAIVIQKCIRGWIARSCLVNTEQFHEVPKECEDNICQINAAVATQCASKEYKLSSSLHSHHFAATKIQSYYRGWLMRKNFVDQKQAVVKIQSIFRSARCLRDFHSYKQETLSVITIQAYIRKCIAKRDVYRHKSQIILIQSHCRGWLTRRKLVIEKEAVIRIQAAVRSLKYQKAFLHQKHAILEIQRFARGAITRKRLLGASCYRNVSKLGYQALELKILLQAVVKLQRWWRCKLLHAQRTKAAVVIQSHALGWITRQRASRNKERLLQAVLKLQRWWRSKLLHEQRTKAAVVIQSHILGWLARQSASRNKDQLLQAILKLQMWWRGKLLHKQRAKAAVVIQSHAQGWKARQSASRKKYLTLLAVLKLQRWWRGKLLNKQRTKSAVVIQSYVRGWIACQSVSRNKHRIVVIQAYMKGYLARKDLRGQLLDLRLKIQKSAANVDDGMRIINRLVAALSELLNMRSVSDILHICATLNMATQHSQKCCEELVAAGAVGTLFKLIRSLSRSIPDQEVLKPALSTLRNLSRYPHLIDVLIESYGSLETIVSEFLRNKEEGYFIASDLLKKIFTEKKGVEAVCKSPALLKRLHNHVEELSRRSKADKRTKPHAMKEPVDKRLREAVEILELIKVSMGNPTRRLSMKV; encoded by the exons ATGGAACCAAAGAAACCGTCACAAACTTCATGCTCGTCACCCTTCCAGAACCTTCCactttcttcatcatcttctgcttCTCTTCTCAAAGACatctccaatttcaaaactCCGAAGCATTCACGGAAAGCgaatttcatttcttcttctccttctccgtACCGACAGCCAGAGTTCTTCACTGCCTTGAAAACCACACCAGTATCCTCCGTCCGTCGCCGTGGAAGCATAAAGCCATCGGCTGTGAAGTCGAGTGCTGCTCGAAGATTAAAGGCGTTCGAGCTCGAGCAGTCGAAATCAGCACGGAAGGCGTTGAATGACAAAGAGAGATCGTTGAAATCACTAGCGAAGTCGCTAACTGTGTGGCTCAATTTCTTGTTTGAAAATCCTAGCTCTTGTGGCTGTGACGTGACGAAGTTTACTGGAGGATTTGAGAGGTCCAATAGGACGTGTATTGCGGAAAATGGGAAGAGGGAGAGTGGGCCAGGGTACACTGTTGGAGTTGATGTGCTATGGAGAGGGCCGAAGAGACAGAGACATTTGTTGTCGAATTCTGAAGATGAAGAGACAACAGTTATTTCGGATTCCATGTTTTCTGGACTTAAAGATTCGTTGATGGAGATTtgcagttttgatgatttaaaggAGAGAATGAGTGCTTACCTGAGCTTAGGAAGCTGTAAAGAGGTCTTTGCTACAATGACTCAACTAACAAAG ACCATTGATGAAGGACGGCTGAAAATGAGAGCTCACTGTCCCATGGTAACTGATGTTGGAATGAAGGAGAAAGCCTTGAGAATCCTGATGTGTTATAACCCCACTTGGCTTCGGATTGGATTGCACATACTCTTGGGGGGTGACACCTTATTACCGAATGGAGATGTCAATTCTGAGCAAGAAATTGCTTTCTTGAAGATGGTGCTTGAGAGACAATTTTTCTCACATGTTGGTCTTGCAAAGACCTATGCTTATAACAAGTTAGTGGAGGGTTTATATAGACCTGGTTACTATGAAAAGTTAGGCAACATAGTTCTGAAGAGATTTTTGCTGCTTGTTCTCATACTAGATAGAGTCAAAACTCAGAGTAGTCTGCCACTTAAATATGGTATTGATGGACTAGATGGAGGATCTCCTTTACTTTTCTCTTTGCAATCAGATGTTAAATCTAGCCGTCAACTGATCAACA AATTCTTGCCATCGGATGTGATGCATGGTGAAGGTAATCTACTTGCGCATCTTGTCATCGTAGGCTATAAAGTGACATATCAACAG AATCCGTTGCTTGAGTATCAATTTGGTGTGGCTGATTTATTTGAGGACCTTCAAGATGGCATTCAACTTTGCAGAGTCATTCAGCTCTTGCGACATGATCCTTCTATCCTCTCG AAAATGGTTGTCCCCTCAGATACTCGCAAGAAGAGTTTGGCGAACTGTGGCACTGTTTTACAATATCTCCAGGAGGCAGGTGTACCATTTTGTGATCAAGATGGAACTATAATTATGGCAGCAGACATAGTTGATGGAGACAAGGAGCTCACCATTTCATTGCTCTGGAACATGTTCGTGCACTTGCAG TTGCCACTTCTAATCAACAAATCACTTTTGTCTGAGGAGATTTTTAAAATCCGAGGAGTTGTTAAG CAAGACTCAAATGGCTGCACTCACTTGGACATGCTCCTGAGTTGGATCCAG GCAATTTGTGGAAGTTATGATCTCGAGGTCGAAAATTTTTCATCATTGGTTGATGGAAAAGCTATGTGGTGCTTGCTTGATTATTATTTCCGCAAGGACCACCGCTGTTCCTGCTCTTATCAG GCACTCTgtgaaacaaaagaagaagtttCCATAGTATCTGCAGTTGATTACACAGATGCAGTGCACAATTTTATTCTATCTCAAAAGCTGCCATTGCTATTGGGGAAGTTTCCAGag GTAATACAAGTCAGTGATATACTGGAAACAAACGGTGCATGCAATGGTCAGAGTGTCATTATTCTCTTGGTGTTTCTCTCGTATCAACTACTAGTAAAACGAAACAAG GATCAATTAAACTTCCACAAGTTATTGGGATTTAATTGTCAAAGTCCCGAAAGGAGACGGTTAAGCACAGATCAGTGGTTTATGCATCCCCAAGCAGCTGTAGATAAAGAACAAACACATTGGAAGGATGGTGAAG ATGCTGCCAGAAATTTTAAGGCTGTAATGGCTTGGTGGCAAGAGATGGcacaacaaaataacaaatgCTTTTCTAAGGAAACTTCTAGCGGTCCAAAGCGGTCTTTCATTTTAAGAGGGAGAAATGATACTCATAAAG GAAATGCTGCAAAAGTAATACAGTCACTTTTCAGACAGTCAGTGCAGCAACGTAAATATTTGAGGATTAAGAATGCGGTTTATATCTTGCAAGCTGCAATACAAGCATGGCTGTGGGTAAAGAAGGAACCATCAATTCAATTCTTTGGTTCTCCGGCGTATCTGGCATCACTATGTG GTACAAGGAGCCGTTCagcaaattttgaaaaacacGCAGCCTTTGTGATTGATAGACATGCTTTTCTTAAGTTGAAAAGATCTGTAATAATCATCCAGCGTGCCTCAAGAGACTGGATTTCTCGAAAACATGTAACGAGAAACTCGTTGCCACAAGATTTGTCCACTCCAAGATTCATTGATGCTGCCATTGTCATACAAAAGTGTATTCGTGGGTGGATAGCGAGGTCTTGTCTTGTAAACACAGAACAATTTCACGAAGTTCCTAAGGAATGTGAAgataatatttgtcaaataaatgCTGCGGTAGCAACCCAATGCGCTTCAAAGGAATATAAATTAAGCAGTTCTCTACACAGTCATCACTTTGCAGCAACTAAAATTCAAAGTTACTATCGTGGATGGTTGATGAGAAAGAATTTTGTGGATCAGAAGCAAGCAGTAGTAAAAATACAGAGTATTTTCCGATCTGCAAGATGTTTGAGGGATTTTCATTCCTACAAACAGGAAACTCTGTCAGTGATTACAATTCAGGCTTATATCCGCAAATGTATTGCTAAAAGAGATGTTTATAGGCATAaatctcaaattattttgattcAG AGCCATTGTCGTGGCTGGTTAACAAGGAGAAAACTGGTCATTGAAAAAGAGGCTGTTATAAGGATTCAAGCTGCAGTTCGAAGCCTGAAATACCAGAAAGCATTCCTTCACCAAAAGCACGCCATTTTGGAAATACAACGGTTTGCAAGAGGAGCCATTACTAGAAAGAGGCTCCTAG GTGCCTCTTGCTACCGTAACGTCTCAAAATTGGGTTACCAGGCTCTTGAACTTAAAATACTACTGCAAGCAGTAGTAAAGTTGCAAAGGTGGTGGAGATGTAAATTGCTTCATGCACAGAGAACAAAAGCCGCAGTTGTCATCCAATCGCATGCCTTAGGATGGATTACCCGGCAACGTGCTTCAAGAAACAAGGAACGATTACTTCAAGCAGTATTAAAGTTGCAAAGGTGGTGGAGAAGTAAATTGCTTCATGAACAGAGAACAAAAGCAGCAGTTGTCATCCAATCACATATCCTAGGATGGTTAGCCCGGCAAAGTGCTTCAAGAAATAAGGACCAATTACTTCAAGCAATATTAAAGTTGCAAATGTGGTGGAGAGGTAAATTGCTTCATAAACAGAGAGCAAAAGCAGCAGTTGTCATCCAATCGCATGCCCAAGGATGGAAAGCCCGACAAAGTGCTTCAAGAAAGAAGTACCTGACACTGTTAGCAGTGTTAAAGTTGCAAAGGTGGTGGAGAGGTAAATTACTAAATAAACAGAGAACAAAATCAGCAGTTGTCATCCAATCGTATGTCCGAGGATGGATAGCCTGCCAAAGTGTTTCAAGAAACAAGCACCGAATTGTTGTGATCCAA GCATACATGAAAGGATACCTTGCAAGAAAAGATTTAAGAGGGCAGCTTCTTGATTTGCGtctgaaaatacaaaaatctgCTGCAAATGTTGATGATGGTATGCGCATAATAAACAGACTTGTCGCAGCATTGTCAGAACTTCTGAATATGAGAAGTGTCAGTGACATTCTTCATATCTGTGCAACTCTGA ATATGGCAACACAACATTCACAAAAGTGTTGTGAAGAACTTGTTGCTGCGGGTGCTGTTGGTACATTGTTTAAGCTGATCCGCTCTCTCAGCCGGAGCATACCTGATCAAGAAGTTCTTAAACCTGCTCTCTCCACTCTCAGAAACCTTTCCCGATATCCACATTTGATTGATGTACTAATTGAAAGCTATGGATCACTGGAAACAATAGTGTCGGAGTTTTTAAG AAACAAAGAAGAGGGATATTTCATTGCTTCCGATCTTCTGAAGAAGATATTCACAGAGAAAAAAGGTGTTGAAGCTGTGTGCAAGTCGCCTGCTCTTTTGAAGAGACTGCACAATCATGTGGAAGAGCTTTCAAGAAGATCAAAAGCTGACAAGAG GACTAAACCTCACGCAATGAAAGAGCCTGTGGACAAAAGATTGAGAGAAGCTGTTGAGATATTGGAATTGATTAAAGTGTCCATGGGAAATCCAACTAGACGACTCTCTATGAAGGTGTAA